Part of the Oreochromis aureus strain Israel breed Guangdong linkage group 20, ZZ_aureus, whole genome shotgun sequence genome, TGCAGACTTTTGCTTTAGAAGCACAATGACTAACAGTTCCTGTACTTCAGTCAACTTAAAACTCCATGAACACAAAATTCTACCTGCCATTTATGCCTTTGTTGTCATTGTTGGTCTGGGAGGAAATGGATTGGGATTAAAGTCGATgctgcagaaaaagaagaaacttcGACACATTAATCTGTTCCTTCTGAACCTTGGAGTTGCTAATTTTTTGTTCCTGCTAACACTCCCATTTTTGTCAGCGTACTACTTTATGGACAGTGAATGGATCTTTGGAGAAGCCTTCTGCAAGATCACAAGATTCTCCTTCAACCTGAATTTATACGGCAGCATTGGATTCCTCACCTGTGTAAGTGTGTACAGGTACCTGGCTATTGTCCATCCAATGAAAGCGATGGGACGAATAACTGTGACTCACTCTGTGGCTATCTCTGTTGTGGTTTGGCTGTTGGTGAGTGCTCAAAGTCTTCCAGACATCTTCTTCTCCAAAAACTCaccaaataaaactgaaaaatgctACCATACCACCTCTGACGAATATGTGGAGGATTATCTGAAATACAGTGTGGGTTGGACATTGACTGGGTTTGTTATGCCACTCCTTATTTTACTTGGCTGCTATGGACATGTGACTCTTGTTCTCTGTCATGCAAATACCATTAAGGAGGTGGTGAAAAAACGAGTGTTAAAGTTATTATTCATCTTGAGCCTTCTCTTCTCGGTTTGTTACATCCCCTATCATATTTTCAAGAACCTCAGCCTTTATTCAAGAGTTTTGTCAAAACAGGGGACATGTCCAGATTGGAATGAGGGAGTCTTTGGGGCTCACCAGATAAGTCGTGGAATTGTGTGTTTGAACAGTGTTTTGACTCCCCTGGTTTATCTCCATCTAAAGGATTTCCCTACTCGATTTCAACAGCTGCTCCGGCGAACTCGTCAGATCTTTAATTGGCCAAAATCAAGGAGTGGCAGAATCCCTGTGACacagtctgataaagtttaacaAGTTTTCCATATGTTAAAAATCACCAGCTCTACATGCATCTTTGTTGTAATTGTAATCGCACTGTATAAAATTTCACTGGTTTTGACTAAGTCAGTGTGGCACCCCTGAGTATTTTGAGCATCAAGAACAAGTCTCAGATGTGTTCCTTATGTGTTCGTGCAAGAGGTTGTCAAAGTGCAGAGTGGTTCAGCTTGGTGACCAGACAGGCACCCAATTCCCAGAATTCAGGACATGCTAGATTCCTTTCATGGCAGCTCCTGGTCTGTTCTTGATCAGGGGAAAGCATACCATCAGGGGTTCCTGGACCCTGAAAGTCGTCCCCTGACAGCCTTCATCACACCTTGGGGCATATACCAGTGTAACCGCATACCCTTTGGCCTCAGTTCAGCCCCCGCAGAGTTTCAGCGGAGCATGGAGGACTGTTTAAGGGGCCTGCAGGATGTAATCTGTCAGCCATATTTGGACGACAACCTAGTCCACTCTCCTTCATTTGATACCAATCTTGAACACATCAGAGCCGTCCTACAGAGATACCAAAAACATGGTATCGAACTCAGCCCACAGAAATGTGACATTTTCAAAAGAAAGGTACGTTTCCTTGGTTGGATGGTGTCTGAAGAGGGATATACCATGGACCCAGGGGAAATAGTTTCTGTACAAGCTCTCAGAAATAAACCACCATCCACAGTGGGGGAACTGAGTCGGGTCCTAGGATTCTTATAGTATATATGGATAAGGTCTTCAATCACTTTGCTCTGAACTTTGCTTTCCCAGCATGAATACACCATGACATGGGCAGGGAATTTGAGAATCAGATGTTTTCCCAGCTGCAAAAAGTCTGTGGTCTATGAGGCTCTCACACTACCCCATATCATCCACAAGGAAATGGGCAAGTGGAGCGTTTCAACAAAACTTTATTGTCCGTGTTGAGAACTGACCTTGAAAAGGCAGACTGGAAGGAGTCACTGGCAAAAGCAGTGAATGCCTACAACTGGACTCAGAATGAGTCTACAGGATTTTCCCCGTACTATTTCTTGTTTGGCCATACTCCGAGACTTCCTATAGACATCTTGTTCAACTGTCCTTCACAAAAACAGCTACATGTTAAGCTACATGGAGTATGTGTCAAAATGGCAACCCCGAATGAAGGAGGCCTATGAGATTGCATCTATGGCAGCCCAAAAAGTAAAGCTTCAAGAGGTAAATAGTATTACAACCGTAGGATCTATGGAGCTCAACATCACCCAGGGAACAGAGTCCTGCTCCGCAACCTCAAAGAGCGAGGAGGCCCAGGCAAGCTTCGGTCATGATGGGAGGACACAGTGGATGTGATGGTGAGTCAAAAAAGCCACACAGTACACGGGAACCTGTTGCTTCCATGTGACAGCCTACCTgtagaaaaaacacacagataGGAGCAAAACAAAAGACGTAAAAGCCTAAGACAAAAGGGGGGAGAAGCTCAACAACGTCTACTACAGCAAGACAAGGACATAGAGagtgaagatgagggtgagcttGTGTGAAGGTTTCCACAGCAAAACAGTACCACCAGCATTATCCCTCAAACCCTGAAATCTGAGGTGGGTGAACAACAACTGGGAGAGCCTCAAACAGCTGACTTAGACCCTTTCTTACAGGACAACAGAAACGTAAACGAACCTGAGTTGCACACAGCAGAGCAACATTACAACCAACAGGAGTCACAAGATGAGCAAATATCAGATGAACAACAAGATGAGCAAGGAAACAGTGACTCGAATAGTGAACAAGGGTTGTCACCTGTCCTCAAACACCCCAAGAGAGAGCGACGCCAGCCCAAACTGCTGACATGTGACGTGTTAGGACAACCCACAGTCAGACAAGCtgatatggacagtattaaaaTGGGAGCTATTTGCACCCAGGGACTGTGGAGACCTTGGTGGCCTGAAGATATATACCAGGAAGGTGTGAGAGACAGTAATAAGAAACTGATCCAGAATAAAGacattaaccctctggggttgACGGATGCGCCGGCGcgtcaaaatcacatgaccaatttaggACGAAACAGCTACAAGATGCAGCGactcagagtctccatttcaacttgggtcgaaagtGCGGACTACAAACTATATACCagtctttaaattgtgttgataggccacgttaaaccagagttatgataaaaaatacacgcaatgtttttttctgaacaaaacagtgatgtttaGAGCGGGAAGAAACTGTAAAAACGgtgttttctaaggacagcgctagcaaacactctccgctagtgagtgaaaaaagaaaaaaaaacaccccttccctattggtgttaaagTGTACCATtgcaaccaatcaaaaaatgatatgacaACATGTGGcacttggttgtttaggaagaagGGGaggttttaggagtgacaccgcAAGagaaagcgggcgagcgaaagaaagactgagttttcacatgtgagacattagtgacgtttagtgtgtttggaggctgtagttagtgtgttgtgtagtcagtgttttgttttgtgtgtcagttatactagtgaatgtcacatttgctccaaaaaagccaccaaaggcagattccagtgtaaacgttGTCGCCACATGGGAAACAGgactgatacacctcctgttgtcagaccaggtttaggcctgtggtgttctcctctgtcttatagtggacacaaactattttttggagtggcataaataatttgtgtgccttcttatttgatgcagcatgcccgattgttctgtaaatagttttaaatgctTATATAAAAAACTCCTGagaccttggctgcattttcaggtaaatagtaccatataactttgttgtttgcaaaacttgtgcataattttcagaaatgtacaatttctatttgcatttcaagttatgaaaatgattcgttaagcatgtttgtggtttttacagtaaaaattataacttttttctactctgattttaaattttttgtctgaatttagattgattgtgctaatatagtatgtcaaaatgaaaaaataactcaaatttcagatatttgaggttgtgctgaaaataatgataccaaggacagcaagataaacagtttttaaaagtaaaatgtagaggtaaaatcaaaagtagtcaaaaacggccaattataccctggaccccagagggttaacaTGAACATTGTGACAAGCAGAATAGAGCAAACACACCACCAAAAGACAATGGACAGAATGGTGTGTGCTAACTTGTCACATGCTGAACATATTATGATGATGACCATCTGTAAAAGTGCcttaatatgtaaacaaattTAAGTGTGGTAACAGACTAGTGTATTGTTTGCCGAATATTGAGTCTGGTTACAGTCGAAAATTCATAGTAATATGATGAACTTGTTTACTAACCGTGAGGGAGAAAAATTACTTGGCACAACATGATTCATGATTAGCTCCTACTACGAGTTTTAATTTGCTGAATGTAACATAGTGCGGGAAATGTTTCATTGAACAGATGTCAGAAGTATGTGTAACCATAATTGTTACTCAGGGATAGGTATACTAGTAGTACAAAAGAAATGTACTGATAACAGCAAAcatgtgaaaaaagtttgggaaagatagaatcttttttttcctcacatcatttttttgtttttgtttttgttgttacaaTAGTTTGCATCATAGCACCGAGCCAAAAGCTCATTTGCTCCCACCTGATGTGATATTAGGGCGATATTTAGTTTCGCCAGTAGGTGGCAGTGGCGGCTCAGACAAACGAGTGACTGGCAAAATAATCCCTGACAAAAGTGACGCAGGCCAGTTATCGTAATGGAAGCCGCCAGTAACTCAGAactgttttgctgtgtttcagCACAATAAACCTCCATGTGCACCTGGATGAACCTTGTCTTCCTTCAGTGTGAAACATCAGCATTAGCAGCCACTTaataacaatattttatttctgatGCAAATATCTTGTGATCCTTGAAATGAACTACTGTGGCATGATTACAGCACCCCCTGCcaaatgcaataaataaataaaattgggaTACATAAGTAAAGATCCTTTAATTTCCATGTAAAGCATCATGGTAAAATGATGTTACATAGACACCAGTGGCTAGAAGTggtacattttcaaaataatctATCAGCCAGTACCTATGACAAACTATCACAACGACAACATTCTTTTTAATGTCACGTCATAAAAACAGTTAAGGATCTTCACTTCTCATCTCAAGTTGTGTTTGAAGTATAAAGCTGCACCCACACCCCTTGGCTTATTATGAGAGGCCACCAAGACCCTCATAACACTAGAGTTAAACAGTAATGTCATTGTCCTACCTTTGTGGCAAAATATGCTGATATGATAATAACTTGTACTTTATGTAGTGTCTAAATTATAATAGAAATatgtttattgtattttgctttattttgtatagcatttttttcttttctttcctaaaCAAACTTCTGtatattatttacattattgaaatttaaacaaaaaatgaacacaataccaacagttgcctcaaggtgttttatattgtaaggtaaagatcctacaatagtacagaaaaaaataaataactttaagaAGAAAGAATTTGCCACCCAAAAGGGGAGAAGGCCAATATCATACGCAAATACATGTAGTATAGTAGAGGCTTCTTGGCCCAGTTGGTCTTGTGTTGAAGTGTTCATGTTGATTTAAGATTTGTAGatagttagtttgtttttttaaacacagatgAGACAAAGACAGATAGGACATGAAAGAGAACCAACCAAATCAGACAAGGAACTAGGAAATAGAAACGTGCATAACTAAAGTAGGGCGCAGTGGAGAATAATACCAAGCTAGAAGACTAAACAACGCACGACACATAATAAAACCagacatacagtactgtgcaaaagtgcaaaatgctgtaaacaaagaatgctttcaaGCATGGAAgtgttaatcatttattttcatcaatcaacaaaatgcagtgaatgaacaaaagagAACTCTAAAACAAATCAATATTTGGTCTGACCACCCTTTGCCTTCAAAACAGCATATACTTCTAGGTACActtgcacacagtttttgaagGAACTCGACTGGTAGGTTGTTCCAATCATCTTGGAGAACTAACCACAGATCTTCTGTGGATGTAGGCTTCCTCACatccttctgtctcttcatgtaatcccagacacactcgatgatgttgagatcagggctctgtgggggCCATACCATCATTCCCAGTACATCTCTGACTTGCTCACTGTCTACAGCTCAGTCAGACCTCTCAAGGATCAGATTCAGATGTTTTACATGTTCCCACAAATAGATCTCAGTCTGCTAAGAGTGCTTTCAGTCATTGTGGTCTTGTTCTTTGGAACAAGCTGCCTGCTGACTTGAGAAAACAAACTTAAACCCTTTTTATTCACACAGGCCTATCTATACATTATTGGTGATAtgttctgctgttgttttgtttttgtttgttttttgtcttgttttactgttttcatTGCCTTTAGGAAGTGTAAAGCCACACATGTTTGTcttcattttgtgtgttttattttacatatcATAAAGTACTGTTACTGCATTACTTAAAcaacaaaagataaaaaaggTATCCACACTGATATTTTCGtgcttttaaaaagataaaataatcaACAGTCTTTGTGAACAAGCAAGGAATTAGATGCTTGAGATatgttgaagaaaaaaaatgtcagggctctgtgtgcgggCAGGCAGAGATGGAGGACCCAAACATAGGACTCTTGGAAACTGAATGGCAAACTCAAAGAATCTCAGTTTTATTGCTGGcatgaaacaaaacataaaccaAACTGAGAACGCTATAACAAGAACACACAGGCAATTCTGAGTGTACGACGCGACAGagagcaaaggaaaacacaggcttatatacacagagtaataatcagggaatgggaaaccGGAGGGCGACACAGCCGGGAGAAAtgagggctaacgagacagggggaagtaaaactgaatacactgacataggactgagactatcaaaataaaacaggaaacaattcACAAAGATGCAGACTTGACGCTGAACTAAACCTACACTAAACACGAGGGCAAGACACAAAACCTAAGAACAAAACCCTAAACCAGAATAAActgaaacatccatccatccattcgcttccgcttatccttaccagggtcgcggggggcgctggagcctatcccagctgtcatagggcgagaggcggggtacaccctggacaggtcgccagtctgtcgcagggccaacacacagggacagacaaccattcacgctcacattcacacctagtgacaatttggattatccaattaacctatcccctcaaactgcatgtctttggacggtgggaggaagccggagtacccggagggaacccacgcaaacacggggagaacatgcaaactccacacagaaagaccccggcctgatggtggaattgaactcaggaccttcttgctgtgcggcaacagtgctaaccaccgtgccaccgtgctgcctaaACTGAAACATGGAATATAATATTCAAAACAGGATAACAAAAGAATCAGAACATAAATCATAATACAGAAGAAtaccaaaacataagaaactgaaaatgctgggtcaaaatgactagaggtcctttttccttttgtttggtgtggtggtgtgtttatCAAAATATATCACGGGGTACAGGAGTGTAATTTCCAGAGGcgttaggggggttatgacccccccaccccccccaaaaaaacttattaattatcttgcataaataggctgttgattttctttaatcatttcagttattaccagaaaaatagttgcatgtttaatcaccTGGGAATttaccccccccaccccccccccccattatGGAGTAACAGGCTACAATAAAAGGAATAAAGATAAGGTTTATTGAAAGCAAATGGCCACAGGAACAGGAGGCCACATTCCAAAGGTTCAGCCCTATCAAACAAACTCAGACAGTTACGGGATGATGTAAAAAGGTTTATCTCAGCTCTGAAACCGGAAACTCAACATTTAGGACTTCAAGCAACAACAGGTGCATTTGGTGTTCTCTCACTTCTTTCACTTTTAATTCTGCTACAAAGGAGAGAGGTTGTGTAGACAACATGTCAGGAATACCAACAAATAAAACGTCCTTCTTTCGTTCATACTATGAACATATAACTCTGCCTGTTGTTTACacctttgtttttatcattggTCTGGGAGCTAACGGATGGGCGGTGAGGTCCTTGATGCAGAAATGGAAAATTCTTGGACACATTAATGTGTTTCTTCTGAACCTTGGAATTGCCAATTTTTTGTTCCTGCCAAGTCTCCCATTTTTGTCAGCATACTATTTTATGAGGAATAAATGGATCTTTGGAGATGCCTTCTGCAAGGTCACGAGATTCTGCTTCAACTTGAATTTATACGGCAGCATTGGATTTCTCACCTGTATAAGTGTGTACAGGTACCTGGCTATTGTCCATCCAATGAGGGTGATGGGAAGAATAACCGTCACTCTCTCTGTAGCTATCTCAGTTGTGGTTTGGCTGTTGGTGAGTGTTCAAAGTCTGCCAGATATGTTCTACCTAAAAACCTCCGCAAACAACACTGATACAAATAGAACTGAAAAATGTCACCATACCACCACTACAAAGTATGTCGAGAATTACCTGAAATACAGTGTTGGTTGGACATTGACTGGGTTTGTTATGCCACTCCTTATCTTACTTGGCTGCTATGGACATGTGACTCTTGTTCTCTGCCGCAAAAATACCATTAATAAGGTGGTGAAACAAAGAAGCTTAAGGTTGTTGTTCATTTTGATTTTGCTCTTCTCGGTTTGTTACATCCCCTATCATATTTTTAAGAACCTCAGCCTTTATTCAAGAGTTTTGATAAAACACAGGATGCGTCCAAAATGGGATAAGGGAGTCTTTTGTGCTCATCAGATCAGTCGTGGTCTTGTGTGTCTGAATAGTGTTTTGAACCCCCTGGTTTACCTCCATGTCATGGATATTCCTGCTCAGCTCCAACAGCTGCTTCAGCGGTTTCGTCAGACATTTACTCGTTTGTTTGTGTCAAACTATGTCAGTGTGCCTGTGGCACAAACTGCAAACACAGCAATATCTTAACAGTAAATAATGACTTTGCATGCAAAAGTAACTAAGTTAGAGACTGCTTTATGTACTACAATGTGCTTCATTCTCTTAAATATCACTCGCTTTTTCTGGATAACAGTTTTGGCACAAGTGGTTacacaaatatgtatatatacgttTATCTATGTTTTTGTTTCCTATTCTATTGCCTTGTATTCTGTGAATGACTAAAAGCTGGTGGAATGCATTTACTCTTTTGGTTTAAAACTCATTCTCCTTATCTTGTATGCAAGATGTCAATGTTATTCCTTGTTATTGCTCTGTATTAGCTTCACTAGCTATTAGTGTTTAGCTAATGATGTTATAGAtctgaaataaatgtaatttaaatccTTGAAACTTGCATTATTCAAACCCCTTACAACAACAACTTTCACTTTAAGGATAGATCAGGACAGAACACTGGCAGATTAGtataatttatttcatatttagtgCTATTATCGTATTCTTCGCACTTTTCAAGAAACTCAGCCTTTATTCAAGAGTTTTGTCAAAACGGCTGACGAGTCCAGATTGGGATGAGGGAGTTTTTGGTGCTCATCAGATAAGTTGTGGTCTTGTGTGTCTGAATAGTGTTTTACCTCCCCTGGTTTACCTCCTTGTAAAGGATTTCCCTGCTCAGCTCAGGCAGCTGGTCCGGAAGTcttgtcagatgtttagttgtCTGACTCTGTCAAGCAGTAGCATCATGCCTTTGGCACAAATTACACAAATTACGCTTTCTCAATCACAGCTGAGTTTAAAGACTGCATTATGTATTTCATTTTATATCATTCTTTTAACTATTATTCTCTTTTTTTGAATAACACTTTtgacaaaaagtaaaaagtatacACACACTTCACACTCAAGCTATTGCTGACACAGAGTCCAGATGTATATGCAATGTATTTTGTAGTGGCAAcctctgctttgttttcttttttgttattgGTCAGTTTAAAATCTTAGACACTTCAGAATTGTTGTGAAAAATATTGGCAGCATACATCCTCAGATTTAAAACGACCTTCATTGACCTTATTTGCCATAGCCGGTATAAAGGGCTGTTGCCTCATTTGTCCTTTTGTTCATCGCCAGATTGTTTCATCATCTTCTGCTGTAATAACATCCAAACTTCCAGTTTGTACTACATAATCATATTTCTTGTTAACCTTTAAGTTCCTGTCAAAGATTtaacttgtttttgttctgtcaTGTGTAGCTCTGTGTTCTGTAGAAAACCTTTGGATATAGCCACTGTGAAATTTAGGTGGATTCCTCTGATGCACATTTCATGCCCATCATGAATAAACTTTTCAATATTTAACAGTTATTATCTACTGGGTCTAAGCTTTGTCATTAATAATTAGCATAGCTCATTACTGGGGACTGCTAAAGAGGTGTCATATTATCCTATAAAATAGCTGTTGAAGTGATTTTGATAGAAGTTGTCATTGTTGTGCTTAAAACTGTAAACCTTGTCCTGAACTGCATGTTCAGATATTTTTCTGTCCATCCCCTACATCTAGGATGGTGGGGGAAGCTACTAGCTAGTTTTTAACTGCAGGCACATTTTATGTAAGATTCTGGTTTGCTTATGTGGTAAGGAATGTTTACTTCCTCCTTTTATGGGCTCACCTATGCTTGGATAGTatcgagaatagaaatattttactgctattatttgttgctattttataatcgtcattaccatttcatgtgatgttgcattcagatgcattcagatgttcaaatatattggtattatattagtttttattacaggttcagttataatttatattacaggggttatcataatca contains:
- the LOC116309653 gene encoding P2Y purinoceptor 1-like yields the protein MTNSSCTSVNLKLHEHKILPAIYAFVVIVGLGGNGLGLKSMLQKKKKLRHINLFLLNLGVANFLFLLTLPFLSAYYFMDSEWIFGEAFCKITRFSFNLNLYGSIGFLTCVSVYRYLAIVHPMKAMGRITVTHSVAISVVVWLLVSAQSLPDIFFSKNSPNKTEKCYHTTSDEYVEDYLKYSVGWTLTGFVMPLLILLGCYGHVTLVLCHANTIKEVVKKRVLKLLFILSLLFSVCYIPYHIFKNLSLYSRVLSKQGTCPDWNEGVFGAHQISRGIVCLNSVLTPLVYLHLKDFPTRFQQLLRRTRQIFNWPKSRSGRIPVTQSDKV
- the LOC116309652 gene encoding P2Y purinoceptor 1-like, whose translation is MSGIPTNKTSFFRSYYEHITLPVVYTFVFIIGLGANGWAVRSLMQKWKILGHINVFLLNLGIANFLFLPSLPFLSAYYFMRNKWIFGDAFCKVTRFCFNLNLYGSIGFLTCISVYRYLAIVHPMRVMGRITVTLSVAISVVVWLLVSVQSLPDMFYLKTSANNTDTNRTEKCHHTTTTKYVENYLKYSVGWTLTGFVMPLLILLGCYGHVTLVLCRKNTINKVVKQRSLRLLFILILLFSVCYIPYHIFKNLSLYSRVLIKHRMRPKWDKGVFCAHQISRGLVCLNSVLNPLVYLHVMDIPAQLQQLLQRFRQTFTRLFVSNYVSVPVAQTANTAIS